Part of the Acropora palmata chromosome 10, jaAcrPala1.3, whole genome shotgun sequence genome, AGCCTTCTATAAGTGCCTGTGAATGGAAATTTTCAGTGACCAAGATTCAGACTTCGAGGCATAGTCATTTAGTTGGTCGACAATAGAGATTAATGGGTCTTAGTTGCACGAATTCCAATCTATGATTACACTTTTAGAattctatttcatttttttctgccttCGAACTTTTCAATTACGtcattaattataaattttaaagTATCTAAGTTAGTTATAAATTGGCAACTTGAACAGCTTGATATTCATTCCATAGTTCAGTGATGAACAACACTGTCGTTTATCAATTGATTTTGGAGATTTAATGGTTTCCAGTCGGACGAGTTCCAATCTATAATTACTCTTgtactgtttcatttttttctccctCGCCATCCAACTATTTAATTACGTCATTAAGTGTCTAAGTTAAATTGAGAAACACACCACAACAAATCGATATTCATTCCACGATTCAGTGACAAATCATCCGGTCatttatcaattaatttttgttcactGCGAGGAACAGCCAGTCATTTTTGCCTCTTGCGTGCGGATTCTCATCGCTGTTTCTAAATAATGGCGATTCTTCAGTTCTGCCTTTTTGCGCTCTTTAGCGTGGCCTTCGCAGATGGCAGTTACGTATTTTCCAACCAGCTTTCTTTCCTTGGAGGCAGCTTCAACGTTTCGTACAATTTCAACGAATCTTCGGATACTTTTGAGTTTTTGGTAGAAGTTAATGCCACAGGATGGGTCGGTTTCGGGTTTGCTGAAAGCGCTCCTAACAATATGACGAACTACGATGTGGCAGTTGGAGGGGTGTTTTCGATTGGATCTGGTTACCTAAAGGTAAgaggaaaaatttgtttttcaagtaGCGTTCATTATTTGCACCGGCAAAATATGTACACGGAGTTCAAAATGGTTCAAAATGGTGACTCCGCGACGcctgaaaatgaatttcaacACGGCAACTGCACGTGCGGTACGCAATTTAGTCTGTATTTCTTAGCCGTTCTCTGCCAACGTGAGAAATAAACGTGAAAAACACCTTTAAACAAAAtcagattttaaaaaagaaagaaaaggttcGGAAACAATGCcagaacaaaacaatcaaTCCCATATTCTCTTTCTGTCCTCATTTAACCGGCCTCAGAATGATGAGCCGGACATGATGCGAAATCGGGTTCCTCGCTCAGGGGCAAATTGTGGTGACCGCCACTATCAACAGAGCGATGAAGTTCTCATGTAGTAAAATGTACAAGAAACAGCTGTAGAGTACTAATGAGATCACGATAAAGAAAGGATATCGACCTTTTTCATAAGAAATGCTGTCAAGCTTGAAATTAAATCAGCTACTGAAGAGCAAAAAGACAttagtaaaataaataaaaaaaacgtCGCTCATTTTGAATGGTTGAATTCTTAAAAAGTCAACAACTACATTAAGTTTGCAAAACATGTTTCGATCGATCATCGATCAACGTTAGTTGCAAGTGTTACATgacgaatttgaatttcagttAAAGTTACAATGGTACGTTATTACATTGCCGTTAGAAGTTTAAATTACCGGGAAACGTTGCAATTAGTCAGCCTTGGGTGCTAGGCTTGAGTTTACGTCTCTCATCTCCACGGTTATAAGTGGGCTGACTTTCAGTCCACGTCAACCCAACTcgagggtttttttttaggtATTCCCGTCATCTAAATAGACTATTCATACCTGGTTGTGCTGATGTGCTTCGGATCCCACAGCGAatgtaaaatgaatgaaagcgACTACTTCTTCTTGTCTTCGGCCCCAATTAGTCAAACCTCTCAGCTGGGCGGCAAAGAGAGGTATCAAGAGGCCAAGGtgtttcgtttgttttgtttggtagACGAATAGGGGCAACAAAGTTGGCCGCATGACTCTGAAAATCGATAGTTATCTAGTGTGATAAGTAAAATGCCATATACACAGCGACATCCATCTGGATGTCCGCCCAAGTCACAGAATTGGGCTCACGAAAGGACAGCGAAAAACTCAACCCAAATCCCACCCTTGGAAGATTTTGTCGCTGTCCGTTTACTATCtctgttttccttcttttcgTGTTTTTACCAGGATTACTTTACAGATGGATTTCAGGAACCACTAGAGGATACTCAGCAGGACTGGACTTTAAAAAACGCAACGGAAATGAACGGTATTACAGCGCTGAAATTCTGTCGCCAGCCAAACACAAGTGATGCACAGGATGTTGCAGTCGAGGTATGCAGCACCTTCTGACCTAAATCGCAATGCTAAGCTTGCGCGAGGGATTAGCCTTTTCGGACCTTTTATCATTACTGAAATTTTCCATATTATTCTATTTAGCATCCTTATGGCACTAGTTGGGAGAAAAAATCGAAAAACGTGTCCAAAGGGTGTATCCGCGTCACAGTTTCTGCTTTAAAGGCAAGCCACGCGTTTAAAGACAACTGCAAACAATTTTCTACTTTTTTCTCTAATACCTTTGTTTAGAATTTTGATGGTATCAATTTTCGATTCCTCTTCTCATGAGCAACAAGGCAGCCGCGCTCACTTCAATTCGTGATTGGCTAAAACTTGAAATATCGCgccatttttattcattccaTAGAAGCAGAGCTAGAGACAATGacggccaatgaaaatgctgcaACGACAATGACACCTATGGCAACCACAACTACGTCCGCAATGGCAGTATCCATGACAACATCCGTACATACAGACGTGCCTATTTCTGATACACCAACATTGGTAGCAACGAGTACAACAATAGCAGCGGAAATGAGTTCGTCAATGAAAGGCAAGTCCACCACGACAGCGATGCACCCCTTGACTGCATGTAAGAGTCAGTAAATGTATCGGTCAGCCAATAACTCCCTCagccaaaaatttaatgagTCAGGGTCAGTCAGCTATACTCAATTGCCCAGTCAGATAGTTAATGATTAGGCCTGTCAGCCAGTCGCTCATCCAGAACGTAACTCTGCGAGTCAGTCACTCTTTGAGCCACTAAATTAACTGTCCATTCTGTTAATGAACAAATGCGTCCGTCCGGCAATCAGTCACTCACTCAGTCAGGAAGTCAGTCCGCGAATCGATCTGTGAAAGAGCCAACACATTACAAAGCCAGACAGTCTGTGAGCGAATAAATTAGTGAGTCAGTAAGAAATCAGCCTGTCAGCGGGCCGGTCGATCAATCAGACAGAGCGACAGTGAATTAGTCACTCCGTCAGTCAAATAGTCAAGTAGCTATTCCCACTCAGAGCACGTGTAGACTGCGAGTAGTCTCGAAAAGACTCAAAAGAGCGAGCGGGCAAAATATACGCGCACACGCGGACACGCATGAAAAAAGGACAAGCAACGTCAGGGGAGGGCTGAAAATGAGCCCACTTCCTCTTAATGCCAATAACTCACACATTTCTACATTTTCGTTGCCGAAAGACACTCTCACCGCCTATCCAATGCCTCACACTGCTCTTAAACTTCTATTTATTTCGTAATAACAGTGTTTCGAATTCTTTCTCAGCATCTGTTGTTTCGCCTCCAACCACATCAACACCAACTGCCGTTTCGAACTTCATTTCCCTCGATGGTGGCAAATACAACGTGTCGTGGATGTTCCACAGTAGCATGGACACTTTCCATTTTGTTGTCAAAGTTCGAGCCACGGGATGGATTGGATTTGGTCTCGCAACTCGAGCACCCAACCGGATGAGCGGATATGACGTAGCTGTTAGTGAAACCAATAATGGCACGAAATACCTAAAGGTCACTTGAAGAGTTTCTAAGTAGTATAACTAAGAAAACTTCCTTTTTTCGAAACCGTAAGTGTAGAGCCACTGATGGTTTTGTGTTGTTGCTCAACATTTGCGGTATCCCCCCCCCACCTCATCAAACGCTTAAAAAGGACTAGAACCCAGGACCTCTCTGCACTTCCTCTGAGTTAAATCTTAATATTCATATCTCTCATTCAATCAATAATATGTAGAGTATTACTTGTTCTTGTCCCAGGATTATTTCACGGGTAGCTTCGCAGTGCCTCCACAGGATGCAAAGCAGGATTGGATGCTAAGTTACTTCAGTGAAGAGCAGAATGTGGCGACATTAAAGTTCTACCGCAAACGAGACACGGACGATACAGCAAACGATATTGCTATCCAGGTAACATTATTGTCGTAGAGATAATGCGATACTGTTGTAGAGTAAGACGACGTTGCAAACGGGATGAAACGATATTGATATCAGTGCCAAACGATATTACTCTCAAATCTCCAGCTGGTGATAAAAGGGGATCTGTATACGCCAACTCTCGACCATAGGGCTATGTTAGGCATGAACGCTACACAAAAGGATATCGGTAGTCAGATAAAACGATATTCCTCTAGAGGTAAAGCGATACCACAAACGAGGTCAAATATGATATTTCCAACGAGGTCGCAAACGAGCTCATACGATTTTGAAATCGATCTCAAGAACTCATGCATGCCCACCCGATCAAGTTACGTCCAAgctacttttttctttctgattCCGTTTGCTTGGTATTTGATCTGATTTTCAGCCAGGACAGTCATATTACTTCATATGGGCATATCATTTCAGCGATACAGTGACACCAGGCCGATTCCCAAAGCATAGTTTCTCTGGTTCTTACCAAGTTGGCCCACTTATTCCTTCCATCCAACCAACGACCACTGCAAGCACTGAATCACCTGCCACACCAGGAACCTGTGAGTCACTTAGTGTAACGGTTTGGTGATTGGCCGGGTAGGAAGATGTTTGCCACAGAGATGATGATGGCGACGACGGTAATAATGACGAAGATCACATTAACAACGACGACGGCGATGGGGACGGCAATGACGTTGAGGACGATGGTTGGTGATAATGCTGACGATGACTATAACGGTGATAACGAAAACGATTAAGATGACGACGATGGTGATAACGATGATGACGATtacgataatgatgacgacgaaaCCAATGACGGGGGAAATAATGAAAACTTTTACGAGAATGATAACGTTTACGACAATGACGTTTACCCTAGTGATGACAATGATAACGACAACGACAACGATAACGACATCAATactgataatgataatatcaTTTCTATTTCTAGCTTTACCAACGCAAATGCCATTTCCCTACGCCTTTGATGATAATAAATTCCTTGCACTTGAGATTCGATGACCAAGCCGACAAGATTCATGTTCACTTGCGAGTCAAGACGACGGGCTGGATCGGCTTTGGTTTCGCACAGACGGCACCAAACGACATGAGAGACTACGATGTCATTGTTGGCGGTTTCAGCAATGGCCGCGGGTATTTATGGGTAAGCTCCTCATTTTCCTTCAATAGTAGAGCTTTTTTGAGAAGACAGCGTTGCGCCGAGGACAACGAGACTGGTGATGCCCCGCAAGGTTTGCATCGATACGAACTCGTCTTGAATAAGAGGTTTCACGGCGTTACCAGTGAGGCTACTGGCCATGCACTACGTTTTCGTTCCTTCATCCATAACCTAAATTGACCGACCTACCATTGAACGCGAGATTGAATGACCAGAAACACAAGGGGTTTAAACTAAATAGACGATAAACCGAGGTGTGTCACTAAACTGTCAATTATACCCACATAAACCTAGTCCTTTTATCGTGCACAAATTGGGTATCGAAAACCAGATATCGGGTTATTGTCGCATGGCGGGTGTCGGGTAGGGTATCGAAAGTCGAGCCACAATCTATTGTTTGAGGGTTAATTTAAGCAAGGACATTGTCGATTATTTCAATCACGTGGCTAATTACCATATGAGAGTACTTTGACGAAGACGATACACTCTCCAATTTTAAACGTGGTCT contains:
- the LOC141894137 gene encoding DBH-like monooxygenase protein 1 homolog gives rise to the protein MAILQFCLFALFSVAFADGSYVFSNQLSFLGGSFNVSYNFNESSDTFEFLVEVNATGWVGFGFAESAPNNMTNYDVAVGGVFSIGSGYLKDYFTDGFQEPLEDTQQDWTLKNATEMNGITALKFCRQPNTSDAQDVAVEVCSTF
- the LOC141895456 gene encoding uncharacterized protein LOC141895456, with protein sequence MTANENAATTMTPMATTTTSAMAVSMTTSVHTDVPISDTPTLVATSTTIAAEMSSSMKGKSTTTAMHPLTASSVVSPPTTSTPTAVSNFISLDGGKYNVSWMFHSSMDTFHFVVKVRATGWIGFGLATRAPNRMSGYDVAVSETNNGTKYLKDYFTGSFAVPPQDAKQDWMLSYFSEEQNVATLKFYRKRDTDDTANDIAIQPGQSYYFIWAYHFSDTVTPGRFPKHSFSGSYQVGPLIPSIQPTTTASTESPATPGTSLPTQMPFPYAFDDNKFLALEIR